ACAAAAAAAACGTATGGTTGCAGTGACGTTGGATTTCACGATGCAAGGTACGATACTGGAATTTTGTATTTATGCTACAAAAAAGGAGTTTTACTTGACCATATAAAAAAAGATTAAATTTCATTTAATTAGTTCTTTTTTAATTTTTAAAATTTCCATTCATCTTTTAAAATACTGTAGACTTCTGCATCGATAAATTTTCCATTTAAGAGTTCTGCACTTCTTTCAATTCCTTCAAATTTAAAATTTAGCTTTTTTGGAATTTTTGAACTTTTTTCATTTCCAATTCCACATTTTATCTGTATTCGGTTTAATTTTAAGGTATCAAATGCATAATCTATCATTTTTACTACTGATTTAGTCACAATTCCTTTATTTTCAAATTCTTTTGTAATCCAGTATCCAATTTCCGTTTTTTTATTTTCAAAATCTGTCAGCTTAAATCCAATCAACCCTATTTTTTGGTTTTTGTAAATAATAACCGTAACAAGGTCTCGAATATCTTCTGGAAGAAACCGTATCGAGTGTATAAAATCTTTTGTATCGGCTATTTCTTTCGTAGAATCTACAAATGAAAGCCATGTTCTAAGATTTTCTCGATCAGAATCAATTAATTTAAAAATTTCTTCTGCATCTGACAATTCTATTTCTTTTAAAACAATTTCTGAATCCACTTTAAGTTGCAACATAATTCTTCCCCAAAGTTTCCGATAAACTACATATACTCTTAAAACATACATGAATCTATTACTTATTCTAACATTTGGATTTTTCAAAATCTGGAAACATTTATATTTGATTGAATAATAGTTTTAGAATTATTATTTTGATTTTTACTATTTATCGAGGGATTCTGATGAAATATATATTTGTTACAGGCGGTGTGGTGTCTTCTTTAGGTAAAGGGATAACCTCATCATCTCTTGGAAGACTTCTCAAGGCAAGGGGTTTGAACGTAAATATGATTAAAATCGACCCTTATTTACAAATCGATGCCGGTACGATGTCTCCTTTTGAACACGGTGAAGTTTTCGTAACTGACGATGGTGGAGAAACTGATCTTGACCTTGGAAACTACGAAAGATTTGTAGACATTGGATTGAAGGCTGACAACAATATCACAACAGGTAAAATATACTGGAGTGTTCTCT
This Methanococcus maripaludis C5 DNA region includes the following protein-coding sequences:
- a CDS encoding GNAT family N-acetyltransferase; its protein translation is MLQLKVDSEIVLKEIELSDAEEIFKLIDSDRENLRTWLSFVDSTKEIADTKDFIHSIRFLPEDIRDLVTVIIYKNQKIGLIGFKLTDFENKKTEIGYWITKEFENKGIVTKSVVKMIDYAFDTLKLNRIQIKCGIGNEKSSKIPKKLNFKFEGIERSAELLNGKFIDAEVYSILKDEWKF